GCTGATCGGTCAACTCTTGGAATCGCGATGCCACGGATTCCCATTTTTTGAGTAGGGCGGCTTCCATCGTTCTCGTTCCTAGCAGGATACTGAAAAAGTCCGCCAGCGGCGTTCTCGCTTCGTTCAGACCCCTCAACGTACCCCAGAGGGTACGCCTCGGTACTTCACTCGCTGCGGCCTTGCCGGACGGCCTTTTGAGCATCCTAACGTTCGATCAGGCCAAAAAACAAAGAGACCCTGCTCCAAGGCGAAGCAGGGTCTCTTCTATGACACGTAGAGTGGCTACTTGTCCTTCTTCGCGTACTTCTTCTTAAACCGTTCGACCCGTCCTTCGGTATCGATAATTTTTTGCGTGCCGGTAAAAAACGGATGACAGGCACCGCAAATATCGACGCTAATTTCCCCGATGGTCGTGCGCGTCTTGAATGAGTTACCACAAGCGCAATGAACCGTGGCTTCCCGATACATTGGATGAATACCCTTTTGCATGACCTACGACTCCTTGCCAAACATTCGTTCAGGTTCCTGGCCCCACGCCAGGAGCGGTACACTCTATCCGAACCACAGGGGTAGAAACAAGCGTCTCCTACCGATTCATGGATTGCAGGAATTCCTGATTGGTTTTGGTCCCGCCTATTTTGTCCATCAGGAACTCCATCGCTTCCATCGTTCCCAACGGGCTCAGGACCTTCCGCAAGATCCACATCTTATTGAGCCGATCCTTATCCACCAACAACTCTTCTTTTCTGGTTCCGGACTTGCTGATATCGATCGCCGGGAAGAGACGCTTGTCGGCCAAGCGACGATCCAGATGGACTTCCATATTGCCGGTTCCTTTGAACTCTTCGAAGATCACGTCATCCATGCGGCTGCCGGTATCGACCAGCGCAGAGGCCATGATCGTCAAGCTCCCGCCGTGCTCGATGTTGCGGGCGGCACCGAAGAAGCGCTTGGGCCGCTGCAGCGCGTTGGAATCGAGACCGCCGGAGAGGACCTTGCCGCTGGGCGGAGCGATGGTATTATACGCACGTGCGAGACGCGTAATGCTATCCAACAGAATCACGACGTCCTTCTTGTGCTCGACCAATCGTTTAGCCTTCTCCAGCACCATTTCAGCGACTTGCGCATGGCGCTGTGCCGGCTCATCGAACGTCGAACTGATGACTTCGGCCTTGACCTGCCGCTGCCAGTCGGTGACTTCTTCCGGCCGCTCGTCGATCAACAACACGATCAGCGTCACTTCTTTGTGATTCTTCAGGATGGCCCGCGCAAGGGCTTGCAGCAACATCGTCTTACCGGTGCGGGGAGCGGCCACGATCAGTCCGCGCTGACCCTTCCCGATTGGCGTGGTTAAGTCCATCACGCGCGTGCAATATTCTTCGCGGTCAAATTCGAGATTGAGTCGTTCTTCGGGATAGAGGGGCGTCAGGTTGTCAAAGAGGATCTTATCCCGCGAGACTTCCGGGTCTTCGTAGTTGACCTTCTCGACTTTGAGCAGCGCAAAGTACCGCTCGCTCTCCTTGGGAGGCCTGATCTGCCCTGAGACGGTGTCACCGGTACGCAAATTAAACCGGCGAATTTGCGACGGCGAAATATAGATATCGTCGGGCCCT
Above is a window of Nitrospira sp. DNA encoding:
- the rpmE gene encoding 50S ribosomal protein L31, coding for MQKGIHPMYREATVHCACGNSFKTRTTIGEISVDICGACHPFFTGTQKIIDTEGRVERFKKKYAKKDK
- the rho gene encoding transcription termination factor Rho, producing the protein MYLAELKQKSIADLNEVARDLKIEGSANLRKQELIFAILQGQTEKNGVVYGEGVLETLPDGFGFLRAPDSNYLPGPDDIYISPSQIRRFNLRTGDTVSGQIRPPKESERYFALLKVEKVNYEDPEVSRDKILFDNLTPLYPEERLNLEFDREEYCTRVMDLTTPIGKGQRGLIVAAPRTGKTMLLQALARAILKNHKEVTLIVLLIDERPEEVTDWQRQVKAEVISSTFDEPAQRHAQVAEMVLEKAKRLVEHKKDVVILLDSITRLARAYNTIAPPSGKVLSGGLDSNALQRPKRFFGAARNIEHGGSLTIMASALVDTGSRMDDVIFEEFKGTGNMEVHLDRRLADKRLFPAIDISKSGTRKEELLVDKDRLNKMWILRKVLSPLGTMEAMEFLMDKIGGTKTNQEFLQSMNR